From a single Aggregatilinea lenta genomic region:
- a CDS encoding glycoside hydrolase family 66 protein: MIAPTHAFFRPGEQVVIPVGEPFQAEIWHLGDRLATIQGEDALRWQPPVEPKRGYRVRIQAGSGTYWTAYDVLARWTDAPRYGYLFDFKPDRASFDLDWLLAHHVNGIQFYDWQYRHDDLLPPADEYVDPLDRPMSLATVRKLIDAAHARGIVAMPYTAIYGASPAFAAEHLDWGLYDENGVLYDFADGFLKLVNPASPWREHFAHDCVAVLDAVPFDGIHVDQYGEPFTGFDAGGAPVDLPAAFVGTLQAIREAIPPEKHLLFNMVHNWPLDAINTAPLDFLYCELWPPMTTLGHLAEVAALNRQKSGGRTPVIAAYIDPVHEVTVRLAASVILASGGYHLIYGEDGLYLSDPYFPLAKRPSAALDADLQRLADFGVAYEELLSFADPASLGVTAEGGLWVIARRAPGRIALNVLNAQPAQSWNDANPVPQPQTDISIELTLSGDVARIWWVSPDTDSLPQPLDFTQSDGYLRCAVPVVDFWTLVCIELKEA; encoded by the coding sequence ATGATCGCACCCACACACGCATTCTTCCGCCCCGGTGAGCAGGTGGTGATTCCGGTTGGCGAACCATTCCAGGCCGAAATCTGGCATTTAGGAGATCGCCTCGCCACGATACAGGGTGAAGATGCGCTGCGCTGGCAGCCGCCGGTCGAACCGAAGCGCGGCTACCGCGTTCGCATCCAGGCCGGGAGCGGCACGTACTGGACCGCGTATGACGTGCTCGCGCGCTGGACCGACGCGCCGCGCTACGGCTACCTGTTCGATTTCAAGCCGGATCGCGCCAGCTTCGACCTGGACTGGCTGCTGGCGCACCACGTCAACGGCATCCAGTTTTATGACTGGCAGTACCGGCACGACGACCTGCTGCCTCCAGCAGATGAATACGTCGATCCGCTGGATCGCCCGATGTCGTTGGCGACGGTGCGCAAGCTGATCGACGCAGCCCACGCGCGCGGCATCGTCGCCATGCCCTACACGGCGATCTACGGCGCGTCGCCCGCGTTCGCCGCCGAGCATCTCGACTGGGGTCTGTACGATGAAAACGGCGTGCTGTATGACTTCGCGGATGGCTTCCTGAAGCTGGTCAATCCGGCGTCACCCTGGCGCGAGCACTTCGCCCACGACTGTGTCGCCGTGCTCGATGCGGTACCCTTCGACGGCATCCATGTCGATCAATACGGCGAGCCGTTCACGGGCTTTGACGCAGGCGGTGCGCCGGTCGATCTGCCCGCCGCGTTTGTGGGCACGCTGCAAGCCATCCGCGAGGCTATCCCGCCGGAAAAACACCTGCTGTTCAACATGGTGCACAACTGGCCGCTGGATGCGATCAACACCGCCCCGCTCGACTTTTTATACTGCGAGCTGTGGCCGCCCATGACCACCCTGGGCCATCTGGCCGAGGTCGCCGCGCTGAACCGCCAAAAATCAGGCGGACGCACGCCGGTCATCGCCGCGTACATTGACCCGGTGCACGAGGTCACGGTGCGGCTGGCCGCCAGCGTCATCCTGGCGAGCGGCGGCTATCACCTCATCTACGGCGAGGACGGTCTGTACCTCTCCGATCCCTATTTCCCGCTGGCAAAGCGTCCTTCGGCGGCACTCGACGCGGACCTTCAGCGGCTGGCCGATTTCGGCGTGGCGTACGAGGAACTGCTCTCGTTCGCGGACCCGGCGTCGCTGGGCGTGACAGCGGAAGGCGGCCTGTGGGTGATCGCGCGCCGCGCGCCGGGGCGGATCGCGCTCAACGTGCTAAACGCGCAGCCCGCGCAGTCGTGGAACGACGCCAACCCGGTCCCGCAGCCTCAGACAGACATCAGCATTGAGCTAACGCTTTCCGGCGATGTGGCGCGGATCTGGTGGGTGTCGCCGGACACGGATAGCCTGCCGCAACCGCTCGACTTCACGCAGTCGGATGGATACCTGCGCTGCGCCGTCCCTGTTGTAGACTTCTGGACCCTTGTCTGCATCGAACTGAAAGAAGCCTAG